Sequence from the Drosophila innubila isolate TH190305 chromosome 3L unlocalized genomic scaffold, UK_Dinn_1.0 0_D_3L, whole genome shotgun sequence genome:
CGAGAGTTTTTTAAAGCAGAAAACTGAAGAATAATGTCTGTGTATGCGTGTATACGAATATATGCTGACCATGTCATGAATAtagccaaaaattaaaaacgtgACAATGTGGAGTGACCAATATTAGAGTGCGCGTTGAGGTCcctcaatataaaataagacATATCTCTGACTTAAGTCTTTATGCGACATGTTTAAGGTgttaatacattttcatatttcttgTCTGTGGCCTTATTCAAAATGGAAATAGAAATggaattagtttattttatattctcgATAAACTAGTTTAGTTAAGATGAgttaatgttttaattaattcacaaCTTGTTTGAGCGCATTGCTAAGTGCAACAAGTACTAGAACTAGAACTAGAACtagaatttgtttataaatttgcatttaactaAGTAGATGATGTGTGATTGACAATTCCAGTTCTTACTAATATGGATTCCTTTTATGAGTGACTTTTACCACACACTTCATTTCAATTCCCTAAGCTAAGAAGCTAAGAAGTCTCTATGACTGAGTACCTACTTATACTAAGTGCCTACAATTATCTACAAGTTTGAGCAAACGTTTCCGGCAAATAAACAGCATAACTACGcgtatgaatatgaatataagtGAATAACTGAGTACTTATGCTTCAAAAGGCCTTTACAAATCTCATTTCAAGGCATTTTAACTTCacactaaaattaattaagtcttttttcaaatagtttaatttagtAACAATTACAGTGTTAACTGTTTCCCTTcctttttttgcataaatcaCATGCGGCCTTAAAGTGCTGCAAAACAATGTTCGGGGCGGTAActataaatatgattattaactttttttgtgcGTGCAACAAGATAAAGCGACAACTACAACGCCAACAACGCCTCCTTTACAGGCTCTtgcattgatttatttatttgcataaatttaacacGGCTTTGACAGCAGTtgagtgtttttgtttttcggttttttttttgggttgtgGTTGCCTGTCTGCCTACAGGCAATGACAGCATAGCTGCAcgcaagtttgttgcctaagtcttttgtttagCTTTGGGCAAGGAATTTTTATGGGTTTTGGcttattgttaaattgttttattacacTGCACTCAAATAGAACAACGaacagtctgtctgtctgactgactgtctatgtgtgtgtgtgtgtgtgattgtcaTAATTAACACCATTGCATGCAActtaatatgtttttgttttcagttattatttaatatttattttttctatttgattGCGAATTTGCATCATCAGTTGACACTGCACATACGttgttctgtttgtttttgatgttgttgatgttgctgctgctattgatGTTCGTTGTTCGTGGTTGTTACAAGTGTTTGTTACCGAGGGCAGCGCTTAAAGCGTGACAAAACACATTGGAGACACGGGCCACACTGAAAGTAGCAAATGTGGTAGCATCAGCACAAAGTCTCAGGTCTCAGGTCTCAGGTCTCAAGTCTCCCGATTCGCCGACTCGCCGACTGGCAACAGTTGCTTGTGCATCAGCTGGTTTCAGAGACGACCGAAGCACGAGCCGATGTTGCCGACAGCTAGTTCGGGCaaatggttgttgttatttttttttttgtttttaatttttggttttttgttttggtttttcattGTTGCCAAAGCGGGTTTTTCATATGTACTCGTATAGTATTTGCCTGACTGCAAAATGTTGCTAGGGCAGCTTCCGGCTGGACATGTTGCTGAGATACTCGTATTCGATGAGCTTTTTTTGTCTCATTTGCATTTACTTAATGAAGGTGGGTAGCATGCCGactacataaaatttatttattgtttattaattaagtcaagaaatgttgtatttttagCGACAAACGTGCCAACAATAATTTGAGAACAAATTTCATCAGAAAATCGTTAAAGTATGTACGTTTATGtacttaaatatgttaatgatggacaataaattaataataaatgtgcTGGGGCATTGATCCTCAGCTAAGGCCGTACACGTGATACAATTAAACAGCCCTGACctcttttaaaaaacaaataatttggcTTGACAAATAGGCCTACCAGTTTACATTACGTGAGTGACATTGAAATTGACTAAATGAAGACTCTGACCACGATTATCTTGCGATAAGTGAGAAATCAGCTTGTAAGCAACTTGTCGAACGTTAATTGTTGCattgttaaatgtttattagcATTCTACCATTCTCAATATCAGCATATTTACTTAAGCAATTAAGTACAATCAATGATATCATCGAAACAGGCAATGACTCAGCAAAATAACAATGcaaatcttaaatttgtattctcATTTTActtaatcaataaatttgtgtaaaatgcaaaagaattttaaatataatttgaagcGCATTACGAGATTTATGTTCAAATTGGATTTCctcttttcgaaaattcaattgtGTTCACATGTATTTTATTCGTATGTAGTTCAGGTTCAGGGCACTTAAAATGtcgtaattaaaatgtaaatataattataaagccATATCAATCAAAGCGGACGATCGATTAGCATACACAAGTTTTTGCAATTATGTATTTGTTCCAATAGTAAATCAACAGAAATGTCTGCTTAAAACGCTTTGGCTTGACAAGTTGCTTTTACGAGTATATTATGGGGCGGGGGATTGGATAAAACAGGTCTTACAAAAAGATCTCAATCTCATTTATGGTCTTTTTATCgtttttacaacatttttgttgctgttcgcCCGTGTTTATGATTGATCTGATGATTTTGTGTGCCGTACAAGTTGCAGCTACCGCTAGCAGCCGTTTTTTTCCCCcctcccattttttttttggctttagaGAGTGTGggagaatttttttaaagcgaAATAATCTGATGGTAATTTTCGTAAACTATTGAAAGTGACAGGctaatttatgacattttcaTTCAGCTATATTCAGATTGAGCAAGGCTGCAGATTATTCTTGATATTAGCATTTGTATATTGAGCAAGTTTTCgcattttttatcaattgaaataattaaaaagcacataaattatagaattttattactttttcagATCAACCCGATCATTAAGTATATATCCAGTCTTCCGTTACAGGTTAACTTTGGACTGTCCTTTGCTCGGCAGCCGCTTTATCAATGTGAGCTGTGCTCTATATGGAAGGTTTGATAATGTTTTATGCATGAGGTGCTGCTACCTGAGCTACTCGGTGCATTGTTTTCCTCGGCCTGTCATAACTTATAAATCGATCGCCACCCAGTTGAGGCTGTCAACTGGCACGGCCTACAGTTTCCAGAGCTGAAAGCcatatatgcaaataatattCGAGAATTCACGTATTGATCTTGAACGCTTGACTGAATGCTACAGTTATCGATTGGATATAACATGACAGCCTCAGCCAAAGTCAGTTGGGGAGAGTTGAGAACATATTCGTACCGCAAAGCGTATAGTCACAGAATCGCACAGCCAATAACCTAGCTCAATGCctttgaacaatttttaatgagcTCACATTCATTTATCTTTATTAGTAATGGCAATTGGCAACGGACGACGCAGAAGATAAGAGACAATTGGACAGACGATTTGACATGTGAACAGTTTACGAGGCATTTGCTTTACAAGTATCTCTTAACACTGATATACtcatttaagttaataatttatgtaacacatttgtgttatttataaacacgatttctatattgtattttgcattctgcgcacaattaaatgcaatttcatacattaataaaaaaaaaagccataaataaaagtaatcaGAAGTTACTAAATTTATTCAGACAATGGCCAACCGGCTTCAGtagaaaagaagaaattatTGGTATTTAACCGTGACTTTTTCTTAAGCAACCAATTATGCCCAGAGCGTTCACTGTAGCGCCCAAACACCGACAGTCGACAGACAGCATTGAGTGTATCGGATTTGATTGAACAGTTAATTAATGATCGCCGGATTAGTttcaaacagcagcagaaatCGAAGCTCGTGCGACAAGTACCCGCAGATTCCATGCTGATCGCCCCGGGGGCAGCAAATTAATCAACGCATAAGAGACCCAGACGTAGGTGTCTAGATCTTGATACATGTTTCTCAGATAGGGAAGtgcaaacatatgtatgtgtgaaaCAAGCAAGTTCATTTAGTCAATGCAGTCAATGGAATCGAAAGGAGTTTgtcaacttcaactttaacAATAAGAAATATGACATAGATCTTAAGTCTTAAGGTTCAAGGTTCTTTAACGAAGGaatcttaaaaatatgatCTGCAATAGGAGTGGCTCTTAAGCTTACACCTCGCAATATCAATAACTGCAATCATTCACGTCTtgtcaataaatttgtatacttatttatgtattagcataacaaagaaaaggaaaaatacatttttagctatacaaaaaacacacacatttaacacgaaaaaaaacaaataaaaatgaaaaaaaccaATTCTTATAAACTACGACAATGGCAATTTGCGATAGCGACTCCTCCAGTTTGACGGTCTTCTAGTCCTGATGCGTTGTGCTCTCCTCCATATTGCAAAACACATTACGCATTTTGTCCAGATCTGGCGGCGCTGTATCCGGATTTCGTATCCACATGTTGTACGCCTGTTTGTCGGTGCGTGTCAGCGGCTTAAAGTTACGTGGATTTTGCGCTTCTTCGTCCTGCAGTTTGGAGTTGTAGCGTGCATAAAGAAAGATCCGATAGCGCCAATTGTCAAAGGTTTGCTTCCATTCGGTCACATGTTTCACGGCACCTTGTGGCACAGCATTCAACAGATTTGCCAGCTTTAGCCAGTAGGGATCCAGCACAGGATCGTTGCGTCTGTGATCGTTGATAAACTGATGTTGCTGCAGAAAGTGCACATAAAGCTCCTTTTGACGTTTGGACATTCGCTCCTTGCGTTCTGTGGGAGTTATACAAggtaaattaatgaaattcaattaaaaatctaaGGATTTTCAAAATACCATAGCATACAATTCAGCGTTGTCTTCTCCAATCTCTACTTACGTCGAATGTTGTTTGTGCCCGTTGTGGCAATGGCCATGTTGACTccttgttgctggtgttgttgctgttgttgctgctgctgttgctcctgttgctgcagTAGTGCcaaatgctgttgctgttgtaagtgctgatgctgatgttgctgctgtagcaAGAACTCATGCTGTATGCGTTcctgcaacagttgctgctgctcctcctcaTGCTGATGAAGATGCTGATGATGAGTGGGTGGCGGTGGCAAGGACAATGGCACCGATGCCacctgctgcagctgttgctgcgagTGCGGCGAATCCGGCAACTCGTCCTGTGTATCATAGTCCATTTTGGGTGAGCATGGTTCATATGCGGGCATCCCCAGTTCAGCTGAAGCTGCACCGCTGCTGGTCTTGTCAATGCGGTACTTCATGCTCTCctgctcatcatcatcgcAGCTGGGCATCGCAATTGTTGACGTCGAGGGAGCGGCATCTATAACATTATTTGTCTGGCACAAATTTGTAGGTTCCTCCGGCGTGGGCGATTCGTTGAGCAGTTTCTCGGCTCCACAGCGACACTGCGGATGCAACACATAGCTGTCCAAGGCGACATCGTACACTAAAAAGAATAAGAGGTCGGTTAGTCACAACGAACAAAAGCGAATTGAACTTACATCTAGACATTGATAGAAACatcttatttgatttttgttgcttaaacATAATGTATTTAGCGCTTAGTATTAGTTAAAGTACACATCATCATCGAATTGAACATCATTTAACATTTGCACTGGTCTCGACCGGAGTTGGCTTAATAGTCATAACTGTTGGTCGCCGTTGTGCTCTCGTCCAGCGGCACAAACATATCCATTTTCTCATAGTCCGGCGGTGCAATGTGCTTGTGACTGGTCCACATGGCATAGGCTTTCTGATCGGTGGCTGTCAGCGGTTTAAAGTTCTTGGGATCATTCGTCTCCGACATGCTCAACTTGGAGTTGTAGCGTGTGTACATAAAAATGCGATAGCGCCAGGCGTCAAACGTTTGCTTCCAATCCTCCACATTCTTCACAGCTCCCTGAGGCACACTGTTTAGCATATGTGCTAACTTGGCCCACAGTGGTTCGGTGAGTCCATCGTGGCGACGGTGGTTCGACAGCATACAGGGATTATCCTCAAAGAATTTGACATAGAGCTCCTTTTGATCCTTGGACATGCGTTCGCCACGTTCTGCAATATAATAAAGTGCATAAATTAGCTTAATCATTGGTTTATATATCTCCATATACTTACTTCTAAAGCGACTCATCAGACCGGGCGTATAGGGCGGCTGTTGGGAAGTATTTGGTGCAGTCATCGTCGGCAGACTGTGCGCATAGTTGGTAAAGAATTGCTGGCTGGGCAGCACGTGCTGCAGTGCCTGTGCTTCTTGTTGCAGTGCCTGGGCatgttgctgctcctgttgctgtcgctgctgctgttcccgTGCCTGATAACGTGCCGCACGTGCCGCCCGCTCCACCTCAGATTCCGACTCTGCTTTGGGTATTATGTCCATCGGGTCTATGGATTGTGTTAGCGATTCCGGCGTGCGTTCCGCATAATTTTGTGCGAGCCGCAGCTTCTGCGCTGCATCCACATGATCCGAGTTGGAATTGTTTGCATGCTCCAACGGCGAATCCACGGGTTCATTGCACACGCCCAGGGCCGGTGAATTGGGCTGTGAGCCGGGCAAAACTGCAGCACCTGCAGTGCCAGCCACATAGTCGTGGGCGTGACTGGCACTCTCATTCGAAcgctgtggcagtggcaccTGGTGCTGATGCTGGTGCGGATGTGGATgatggtgttgctgctgctgttgttgttgctgctgctgctgctgtttgagTGCAGCCATCGAGCAGGAAGGCTCATAGGAGAGCAGCTCCTTGGCATGGCCATCGTCTAGGGCTGCAAAAGGAAGCATTTTCAATGTGGGTTTTATTACAAGGCAATTGGCAGAGACTTACAAGCAAAGCACAGTTTACGGTTGCCGCGTCTATATACACagatctatataaatatatatgtatgtgcattcatacatataaatagttCATTGGCACACATACATAGGTAAGTATATGTTTGTCTCCAACTGGTTAATAGGGCTTAAACGCTAGTGTATAACGCGGCTAACTTACAAATTGGTATGTTCTATTTAATTACCTTGGCTGATTTCTATAACGAAATTTGTGAGGTCGTGACGTTGGGCCAAATAATGCAGCAGCAGTTCATCGGGTATGTTGAagccaatttttttgttgcgaaACTCGAAATTGTAGATTCCAAATGCAGCGCGCACtgcaatcaaatttgaaagcaataaaaaacagaaaaagaaacaacacaCAAGTTCAAATATTCGTTCAATTCCAATGTCCAATtcagtatttatgtattttctaTTCTGCAGTTTTGTACAAATGTTTATTGGGGTGTTGCTCTTTATACACACATTCTAAAAGGCAATTAAGTTTAACGACCTGCCCTGGGCCTCCGACTGAGAGGCAGGCACGCTGCTTCCATTGCCCCAGCACCTCTGCACCTGCCTCTGTCCATCAACAAGAGCTTACCAACATTCTTCAAGTCCCATATGTTTAAATTTCGATTCTCCTCGGGCACGCCAATCATGAGCAGCTTCTTTGTATCgcgaaattgaaatggaattaTAATTCCCGATCGCAGCACCATTTTCAATGCGCCACCACACAGTTTTCAcagtttttcataaattttccaCGTTTCTCTTTGCGGCTATCTTCGTAATTGTTTTGGTCTCTGTCCCTTGCTTGCCATTTGCATGTTTTACTTGTTCGTAAACAGCCCGAGTATCGATGATTGGGCATCGATGCTATGCACAACGAAAACACAAGTACATCGATACCGAGTACAATTTTCGTATTTCGATAAATTGGTGACTTATCGATAGTGATATCGATACTTGTAAGTTGTCGGTATCGAacgaaattttgaattttagttgatgcaaattttaaaatgcaataactttgaaattaattaacattttgatgaaaatttaaaattcgaaattcgaaaaaaatatgtataaattttaatgaaggtttgaaacTCGTCAACCTAAGGTAAgagaagttaaaaattaaattctaaaaaaagtatatcataaaatcgagaaaattccaacaaaaattctacaaaagttttcaaaat
This genomic interval carries:
- the LOC117788831 gene encoding putative uncharacterized protein DDB_G0288537 isoform X2, producing the protein MVLRSGIIIPFQFRDTKKLLMIGVPEENRNLNIWDLKNVVRAAFGIYNFEFRNKKIGFNIPDELLLHYLAQRHDLTNFVIEISQVYDVALDSYVLHPQCRCGAEKLLNESPTPEEPTNLCQTNNVIDAAPSTSTIAMPSCDDDEQESMKYRIDKTSSGAASAELGMPAYEPCSPKMDYDTQDELPDSPHSQQQLQQVASVPLSLPPPPTHHQHLHQHEEEQQQLLQERIQHEFLLQQQHQHQHLQQQQHLALLQQQEQQQQQQQQQHQQQGVNMAIATTGTNNIRQRKERMSKRQKELYVHFLQQHQFINDHRRNDPVLDPYWLKLANLLNAVPQGAVKHVTEWKQTFDNWRYRIFLYARYNSKLQDEEAQNPRNFKPLTRTDKQAYNMWIRNPDTAPPDLDKMRNVFCNMEESTTHQD
- the LOC117788831 gene encoding SUN domain-containing protein 2 isoform X1, which codes for MVLRSGIIIPFQFRDTKKLLMIGVPEENRNLNIWDLKNVVRAAFGIYNFEFRNKKIGFNIPDELLLHYLAQRHDLTNFVIEISQALDDGHAKELLSYEPSCSMAALKQQQQQQQQQQQQHHHPHPHQHQHQVPLPQRSNESASHAHDYVAGTAGAAVLPGSQPNSPALGVCNEPVDSPLEHANNSNSDHVDAAQKLRLAQNYAERTPESLTQSIDPMDIIPKAESESEVERAARAARYQAREQQQRQQQEQQHAQALQQEAQALQHVLPSQQFFTNYAHSLPTMTAPNTSQQPPYTPGLMSRFRKRGERMSKDQKELYVKFFEDNPCMLSNHRRHDGLTEPLWAKLAHMLNSVPQGAVKNVEDWKQTFDAWRYRIFMYTRYNSKLSMSETNDPKNFKPLTATDQKAYAMWTSHKHIAPPDYEKMDMFVPLDESTTATNSYDY